A single region of the Apodemus sylvaticus chromosome 7, mApoSyl1.1, whole genome shotgun sequence genome encodes:
- the LOC127689220 gene encoding olfactory receptor 8B8-like, whose translation MKALPQLMALANGSIVTEFILLGLTDQPGLQMPLFFLFLLMYMITVFGNLTLTFLIVLNAHLHTPMYFFLFNLSFVDLCYSSVITPKMLMNFTLKKNLISYMGCMSQLYFFCFFIISECYVLVSMAYDRYVAICNPLLYNTAMSPRVCSYLMLGSYLMGFSDAMIHTGCMLRLIFCDGNIINHYFCDVLPLLQLSCTSTYVNETEIFIVGGKDIILPSVIIFISYGFILSNIFQIRSTLGRSKAFSTCSSHIIAVSLFFGSCGFMYLKPSSAVSIDQGKISSIFYTIVVPMLNPLIYSLRNKDVKVALRKILSRRKF comes from the coding sequence AATGGCTCTAGCAAATGGCTCTATTGTGACTGAATTCATTCTTTTGGGATTAACAGACCAGCCTGGACTCCAAatgcctcttttctttctgtttttattaatgtatatgaTCACAGTGTTTGGTAATTTGactttaacatttttaattgtgttaaatGCTCACCTACATACAcccatgtatttttttctctttaatttatcTTTTGTAGATCTCTGTTATTCTTCTGTGATTACACCAAAAATGCTGATGAATTTTACCCTAAAGAAGAATCTTATCTCTTATATGGGATGTATGTCCCAACtctacttcttttgtttttttataatttctgaaTGTTATGTACTGGTGTCAATGGCTTACGATCGCTATGTTGCTATCTGCAATCCACTACTTTATAACACTGCCATGTCTCCAAGGGTGTGTTCTTATCTCATGCTTGGTTCATATTTGATGGGATTTTCTGATGCTATGATCCACACTGGTTGCATGCTCAGACTGATCTTCTGTGATGGAAACATCATTAACCACTATTTCTGTGATGTCCTTCCTTTGCTGCAGCTCTCCTGTACCAGCACCTATGTCAATGAGACAGAAATTTTCATTGTAGGAGGAAAAGACATCATTCTTCCCAGTGTCATCATCTTCATCTCTTATGGTTTTATCCTCtccaatatttttcaaataagatCCACTCTGGGCAGGTCCAAGGCCTTTAGCACTTGTAGTTCCCACATCATTGCTGTCTCTCTGTTCTTTGGATCATGTGGATTCATGTACCTGAAACCTTCCTCTGCTGTATCTATTGATCAAGGAAAAATCTCTTCCATTTTTTATACCATTGTGGTTCCTATGTTGAACCCCTTAATTTATAGCTTGAGAAACAAAGATGTTAAAGTTGCCTTGAGAAAAATTTTGAGTAggaggaaattttaa